The Bacillus sp. NEB1478 genome contains the following window.
AGAAAAAGTTGGATCGAGTGGTGAAATGCTCATTTGGGCAGTTTGTGGTGCTGGTAAAACGGAAGTCCTTTTTAAAGGAATTGAAAAAGCACTAAAGGAAGGACTCAGAGTTTGTATAGCAACGCCTCGAACGGATGTCGTTTTAGAATTAGCACCTCGATTAAAGACTGTTTTTCCAAACACTTCGATCGCCAGCTTTTATGGCGGATCAGAAGAACGTGAAATCCCTGCACAACTCATCATCTCAACAACTCACCAGCTCTATCGATTTAAACAAGCGTTTAACATGATGATCATAGATGAAGTGGATGCATTCCCATATTCGTACGATCATACCCTCCAATATGCTGCAGCAACTGCGGTTAAAACCTATCATTTCAAGTTACACCTGTCTGCAACACCTTCCACCAAAATGAAAAAAGATGTTAATAGAGATAATTTATCATTTGTGAAAATTCCTAAGCGATTTCATGGATTTCCATTACCTGTTCCGAAAATTGTCTGGAGTGGTGAATGGAAAAAAAGAATAGATCGTGGCAAACTTCCACCAGCATTTATAAAGTGGTTAAAGTCACAAGTTGCAAGTGGTCGTCGTGCCATGATTTTTGTCCCATCCGTTTCGATGATTGCAAAATTAACTGATTTGGTGCGGAAACATATAAAAGCTAGCGTTGATTTTGTTCATGCAGAAGATCCTTTAAGAAAAGAAAAAGTAGCGTCCTTTCGCCGAAATGAAATCTCATTATTAGTAACAACTACGATTCTAGAGCGTGGAGTAACCGTTCCATTTTTAGATGTAGCGGTTTTTGGAGCAGACCACAATGTGTTTTCAGAAAGCGCCCTCGTTCAAATGGCAGGAAGAGCTGGCAGAAACAAAGAGGACTATAATGGACAAGTATTCTTTTTTCATTACGGGAAATCATTGAACATGTTAAAAGCAGTGAATCACATTAAAGATATGAATAAGGAGGCAGGTTTTTGAGTTACTGCCTATTTTGTCATCAGTCTTATTCTGAAACATGGTCATGGGGTATTTTGTTAGGTTTATATCGGCACCCGATGTTGTGCCAGTCATGTCATAACAAGTTAGCATTAATAAAAGGAGAGATTTGCAGAATATGCGGTCGATCATTTTCATTATTTCCCGAGCAATATCGACAAGCAGATCTCTGTTTCGACTGCGTTAGATGGGAAGAAGATGAAGAATGGTGTGGAGTTTTGTTAAAAAATCGTTCCCTTTATGTTTATAATGACTTTATGAAAGATGTTATTTCAAAATTGAAGTATCGTGGTGACGCGGAAATAATTAAAGCATTTTATGACCAGACTCGAACGTTATACAGGAGATTCTATAATAATCATATTGTCGTTCCTATTCCTTTAAGTGAAGAACGTCATTATGAAAGGGGATTTAATCAAGCGAAATTACTGGCAAATGGTATTAGCTCAAATGTCCATTCCGTTTTAAAAAGAACGGCGCATGAAGAAAAACAAAGTAAAAAGAATCGAGAAGACCGTATAATGAAAAAAGTTAACCCTTTTGAAATTGAGAATGGTTCCTCTGTTCAAGATTTAGAGATTCTCCTTGTAGATGACGTTTATACAACGGGCAGCACGATACGTTATGCGGCAAAAGTCTTAGTTGATGCGGGAGCAAAAAGTGTCTCTTCCTTAACATTAGGCAGATAAATTAAAACTTATGACCTGCTAAATACTTCTTAGCACTTTCCGATATATAAAAGAGAAAGATATGCTAAGGAGCGGAATGAATATGGGCAATTTATTGAACTGTCCCCAATGCGGTAAACTTTTTGTAAAGGTGATTCGTAATAACTGTGATACTTGTTATATGGAAGAAGAAAAACAATATGACATTGTATATAAGTTCATTCGTAAAAGTGAAAATCGTAATTCTACCTTACTCGATGTAAGCGTAGCGACGAAGGTTCCAGAAAATAAGATTATTCAATTTATCCATCAAGGAAGAATTCGAGTGAAGGGATATCCTAACTTCACATATCCATGTGATGGTTGTCAAAATCCAATTAATGATGGACGACTGTGTGAAGAATGCAAGAATCGTATCAAATCCGATCTATCCATTGAAGATTTTATTAGACAAAAACAAGAAGAAGCATTACCTTCTTACCATACAGATGACAATTAACCTATATTTGCTCCATGCCTTAAAGAATTTTAATTATTAACCGATACTCCAATTAAAGAGTACGGTTTTTCTTCTAATAAAAGAGGTGACGATAAATGCGTATAAACAACTTCAACTCCATACAAAACAATCCATACAAAAAACAGGTGCAAGATATGAAACAAGAACAAAAACAATCTGTTTTCAAAAAAGATGAAATTCAAATTTCAGATGAAGCTAAAAAGCTTTTATCAACTTCAAAGTTTGAACAAGAACGTGTTGAAAAAGTAAACGAGATTAAACAACAAGTGGATAACGGCACATATAAAGTAAAGATTTCAGAAACAGCAAAATCGGTTATTGATTTCTGGAGTAAATCCTAGGAGGTTTCCATGGAAACTGCACAAATGACATCACTGCTTGAACGTTTGTTTAAATCACATGAAGACCTTCTATCATTAGGAGAACGGAAAACAGAAGCTCTAAAAGCTGGCGACATGAAAACGTTAGACCTTCTATTGAAAGAAGAAGATCTGAATGTGA
Protein-coding sequences here:
- the flgM gene encoding flagellar biosynthesis anti-sigma factor FlgM; translated protein: MRINNFNSIQNNPYKKQVQDMKQEQKQSVFKKDEIQISDEAKKLLSTSKFEQERVEKVNEIKQQVDNGTYKVKISETAKSVIDFWSKS
- a CDS encoding ComF family protein; this encodes MSYCLFCHQSYSETWSWGILLGLYRHPMLCQSCHNKLALIKGEICRICGRSFSLFPEQYRQADLCFDCVRWEEDEEWCGVLLKNRSLYVYNDFMKDVISKLKYRGDAEIIKAFYDQTRTLYRRFYNNHIVVPIPLSEERHYERGFNQAKLLANGISSNVHSVLKRTAHEEKQSKKNREDRIMKKVNPFEIENGSSVQDLEILLVDDVYTTGSTIRYAAKVLVDAGAKSVSSLTLGR
- a CDS encoding TIGR03826 family flagellar region protein — translated: MGNLLNCPQCGKLFVKVIRNNCDTCYMEEEKQYDIVYKFIRKSENRNSTLLDVSVATKVPENKIIQFIHQGRIRVKGYPNFTYPCDGCQNPINDGRLCEECKNRIKSDLSIEDFIRQKQEEALPSYHTDDN
- a CDS encoding DEAD/DEAH box helicase, with protein sequence MRFVSFILNKRLTIAPESLISDTELQAVPFCELPEFEDSPYDPTYAFDKNLQKLLFGKLLLLDEINLPLETIHKHFVKGFVKYNPGLSKTKYGWQCNRCGNEKDYLFASFSCFRCKSEKCVYCRNCIMMGRVSTCTPLISWIGPELKWSEGYELVWNGELSEGQEIASKRFLEKVGSSGEMLIWAVCGAGKTEVLFKGIEKALKEGLRVCIATPRTDVVLELAPRLKTVFPNTSIASFYGGSEEREIPAQLIISTTHQLYRFKQAFNMMIIDEVDAFPYSYDHTLQYAAATAVKTYHFKLHLSATPSTKMKKDVNRDNLSFVKIPKRFHGFPLPVPKIVWSGEWKKRIDRGKLPPAFIKWLKSQVASGRRAMIFVPSVSMIAKLTDLVRKHIKASVDFVHAEDPLRKEKVASFRRNEISLLVTTTILERGVTVPFLDVAVFGADHNVFSESALVQMAGRAGRNKEDYNGQVFFFHYGKSLNMLKAVNHIKDMNKEAGF